In Sphingomonas sp. LT1P40, the following are encoded in one genomic region:
- a CDS encoding DHA2 family efflux MFS transporter permease subunit, producing the protein MATAAASPPAPPAPPPPAADGAALPVTNKGLLTIGVMLATLMQILDTTIANVALPHMQTALGATADTVTWVLTSYIVASAIAIPITGWVSDRIGSRNLFVWSVVGFIAASALCGMAQNLEEMVAFRILQGVAAAFMNPLSQTVMLDINAPKNQPKAMAIWGMGIMVGPILGPVLGGFLTENFNWRWVFYVNLPLGVICLGLLWWLLPSRPIRKRTFDVLGFSLLAIGIAALQLMLDRGQGEDWFGSPEILIEALVAAIALWMFAVHMATAKNPMFERALWKNRNLVTALAFMLVVGVVMMATMALLPPMLQTLFGYPVVDTGLLLMPRGVGVLITMALSAQLVQRGVDPRIVVATGFALAALSLYEMTTWTLEMGSSSFIMSGFIQGLGMGLIFMPLNGMAFATLAPQQRTEGASLLNLSRNIGASVGISLVTTVLARSTQTSHADLAQHITAEKMQTFDPGLLANLGGSTDVVLAMANAEVTRQAAMIAYLNDFKAMMIVTALSIPLVLFLKKPKGSVEQDPAAAGH; encoded by the coding sequence GTGGCCACCGCCGCCGCCTCGCCCCCAGCGCCGCCCGCTCCGCCGCCGCCAGCGGCGGACGGTGCCGCGCTGCCTGTGACCAACAAGGGTCTGCTTACCATCGGCGTGATGCTCGCCACGCTGATGCAGATCCTCGACACCACCATCGCCAATGTCGCGCTGCCGCACATGCAGACCGCGCTCGGCGCGACGGCGGACACCGTCACCTGGGTGCTGACCAGCTATATCGTCGCCTCGGCCATCGCTATTCCGATCACCGGCTGGGTGTCTGACCGCATCGGCTCGCGCAATTTGTTCGTCTGGTCGGTGGTCGGGTTCATCGCGGCTTCGGCGCTGTGCGGCATGGCGCAGAATCTGGAGGAAATGGTCGCCTTTCGCATCCTCCAGGGCGTCGCCGCCGCCTTCATGAACCCGCTTAGCCAGACCGTGATGCTCGACATCAACGCGCCAAAAAATCAGCCAAAGGCGATGGCGATCTGGGGCATGGGCATCATGGTCGGCCCGATTCTGGGGCCGGTGCTGGGCGGGTTCCTGACCGAGAATTTCAACTGGCGCTGGGTATTCTACGTCAATCTGCCGCTTGGCGTGATCTGTCTCGGCCTGCTGTGGTGGCTGCTCCCCAGCCGCCCGATCCGCAAGCGCACCTTCGATGTCCTCGGCTTCTCGCTGCTCGCCATCGGCATCGCCGCGCTTCAGCTGATGCTCGATCGCGGACAGGGCGAGGACTGGTTCGGCTCGCCCGAAATCTTGATCGAGGCGCTGGTCGCGGCGATCGCGCTGTGGATGTTCGCGGTTCACATGGCGACGGCCAAAAACCCGATGTTTGAGCGCGCCCTGTGGAAAAACCGCAACCTCGTCACGGCGCTCGCCTTCATGCTGGTGGTCGGCGTGGTGATGATGGCGACGATGGCGCTGCTCCCGCCAATGCTTCAGACGCTGTTCGGCTATCCGGTGGTCGATACCGGCCTGTTGCTCATGCCGCGCGGCGTCGGCGTTCTCATCACGATGGCGCTCTCCGCCCAGCTGGTTCAGCGCGGCGTGGACCCGCGTATCGTCGTTGCCACCGGCTTCGCCCTTGCCGCGCTGTCGCTGTACGAGATGACGACTTGGACGCTCGAAATGGGGTCGAGCAGCTTCATCATGTCGGGTTTCATCCAGGGTCTTGGCATGGGCCTCATCTTCATGCCGCTCAACGGTATGGCCTTTGCCACCCTGGCCCCGCAACAAAGGACCGAAGGCGCCAGCCTGCTCAACCTGTCACGCAACATCGGCGCGTCGGTCGGCATCTCGCTGGTCACGACCGTCCTTGCGCGCAGCACCCAGACCAGCCACGCCGATCTCGCCCAGCATATCACCGCCGAAAAGATGCAGACGTTCGATCCCGGCCTGCTCGCCAATCTCGGCGGTTCCACCGATGTGGTGCTGGCGATGGCCAATGCGGAAGTCACGCGGCAAGCGGCGATGATCGCCTATCTCAACGATTTCAAGGCAATGATGATCGTCACCGCACTATCGATCCCGCTGGTGCTGTTCCTGAAGAAGCCAAAGGGTTCGGTCGAGCAAGATCCGGCGGCGGCGGGGCATTAG